The Exiguobacterium aurantiacum DSM 6208 genome includes a window with the following:
- a CDS encoding AAA family ATPase codes for MIQPWTTYLNDQVIGQSKAIKLSTIALLSGGHVLLEDRPGTGKTTLARSLASSVSAAFQRVQCTPDTLPSDILGMELFNPTTGSFERRTGPIFTSILLVDEINRTTPRTQSALLEAMQERQVTLGEVSLRLPDPFFVIATQNPFDGQGTFPLPQAQLDRFLFKLSLAPLSRESERRLLRNEHLSAAPFTLKQDELAEMQQAVRDVTFHEAIEDYLLDFVEALRHHRDIEVGPSPRATLAYTMAARAHAFMDGRDYVSPEDIRALAMPILGHRVVLTVEASLKTKPSKLIKSVLETIAVPSEV; via the coding sequence ATGATACAACCATGGACCACATATTTGAACGACCAGGTGATCGGACAGTCGAAAGCCATCAAGCTGTCGACGATCGCCCTCCTTTCTGGCGGACACGTACTCCTTGAAGACCGGCCGGGGACCGGAAAGACGACACTCGCGAGAAGCCTCGCCTCTTCCGTGTCTGCTGCCTTCCAACGGGTGCAATGTACGCCGGACACGCTTCCGAGCGATATATTAGGGATGGAGCTGTTCAATCCGACGACGGGCTCGTTCGAGCGCCGGACCGGACCAATCTTCACATCGATCTTGCTCGTCGATGAGATCAACCGGACAACGCCACGGACGCAGTCGGCACTGTTAGAGGCGATGCAGGAACGCCAAGTGACGCTCGGCGAAGTGTCACTTCGTCTGCCGGACCCGTTTTTTGTCATCGCGACACAAAACCCGTTCGACGGGCAAGGCACGTTCCCGCTCCCGCAAGCCCAGCTCGACCGTTTCTTGTTCAAGCTGTCACTCGCACCGTTATCTCGCGAGTCCGAGCGCCGGTTGCTGCGTAATGAACATTTGAGCGCGGCGCCGTTCACGTTGAAGCAAGACGAGCTCGCCGAGATGCAACAAGCGGTCCGTGACGTGACGTTCCACGAGGCGATAGAGGATTACCTTCTTGATTTCGTCGAAGCACTCCGCCATCACCGGGACATCGAGGTCGGGCCGAGCCCGCGGGCGACGCTCGCTTACACGATGGCGGCCCGGGCCCATGCATTTATGGACGGACGCGATTACGTGTCACCAGAAGACATTCGGGCGCTCGCCATGCCGATTCTTGGCCATCGCGTCGTCTTGACAGTCGAGGCATCACTGAAGACGAAACCATCGAAGCTGATCAAATCTGTCCTTGAGACCATCGCGGTCCCATCAGAGGTGTGA
- a CDS encoding DUF58 domain-containing protein translates to MQLVSPRYLESGYMWLLFVVGVFIALYGNVFLASAILGFSLYALIMPELLFRLADHVHVDVTDELKLFPGDEETYTIKLLSTAPVPLGVVRLSGYLHPTVDSEDHAFWRQENYVGREAEVAYTLPLKAIKRGPIRIEAIGMEIRDPLRMFSLYKEEPLDRIGYVFPEFLPYPIPKRPPTLPGEEMVRHSAYRDPETFQSVAPYHGQPMRQLYWSAYAKTGELLARTEQPVQANEYVVVLDLLTKDGRALTHQMERLISQAAALCRDFEKENASYGLIVPTLTKDGITYDLAPGSGETHFRKVMTTLACLSERDFPLARSLFERKVAKYGGSQSILRLGGDGR, encoded by the coding sequence ATGCAACTCGTCAGCCCTCGCTACCTCGAGTCCGGGTATATGTGGCTCTTGTTCGTCGTCGGGGTGTTCATCGCCTTGTACGGCAACGTCTTCCTCGCGAGTGCGATTCTCGGCTTCAGCCTCTATGCGCTCATCATGCCGGAGCTGTTGTTCCGTCTCGCCGATCACGTGCATGTCGATGTGACCGACGAGTTGAAGCTGTTCCCGGGTGACGAGGAGACGTATACGATCAAGCTTCTGTCGACGGCCCCAGTGCCGCTCGGCGTCGTCCGATTGTCCGGTTACTTGCATCCGACCGTCGATTCGGAAGACCATGCGTTTTGGCGCCAAGAGAACTATGTCGGCCGCGAGGCGGAAGTCGCCTATACGCTCCCGCTCAAGGCAATCAAACGCGGACCGATCCGAATCGAGGCGATCGGCATGGAAATCCGAGACCCGCTCCGCATGTTCTCGCTCTATAAAGAAGAACCGCTCGACCGGATCGGCTACGTATTCCCGGAATTTTTACCGTACCCGATCCCGAAACGGCCTCCGACATTGCCCGGAGAAGAGATGGTGCGCCATAGCGCCTACCGGGATCCAGAGACGTTTCAATCAGTGGCGCCGTATCACGGCCAGCCGATGCGTCAACTGTATTGGTCGGCGTATGCGAAGACGGGCGAACTGCTCGCCCGGACCGAGCAACCGGTTCAGGCGAATGAATACGTCGTCGTCCTTGACTTGTTGACGAAAGACGGACGCGCCCTCACCCATCAGATGGAACGATTGATCTCACAGGCAGCAGCGCTATGTCGCGACTTTGAGAAAGAGAATGCGAGTTATGGACTGATCGTGCCGACGCTCACGAAGGACGGGATCACGTATGACCTCGCCCCGGGGAGCGGTGAGACACATTTCCGCAAAGTGATGACAACACTCGCTTGTCTATCGGAGCGGGACTTCCCGCTCGCGCGGTCATTATTCGAACGGAAAGTCGCGAAATACGGGGGCAGCCAGTCCATACTCCGGCTCGGAGGTGATGGTCGATGA
- a CDS encoding amino acid ABC transporter permease produces the protein MFEGVKWEAIFDADLAIRSFPYLLGGLPNTLWISFVSMFFGLVLGLILALGKLSPSRLLRFPSTFYISFMRGVPILIILFILYSGFPFIGIQFAALTAAIIGFSLNSAAYIAEIIRASIRAVDNGQIEAARSLGMNKWLTLKGVILPQATRIALPPLSNVFLDLIKASSLAAMITVPEIFNKAKIVGGREFDYMTVYLVVALIYWGICTFMSFFQDWLERHFERYLDSPKR, from the coding sequence ATGTTCGAAGGAGTGAAATGGGAGGCGATCTTTGACGCCGACTTGGCCATCCGCTCGTTCCCGTATCTTCTCGGCGGGCTGCCGAATACGCTCTGGATCTCATTCGTCAGCATGTTTTTCGGACTCGTGCTCGGGCTCATCCTTGCCCTCGGTAAGCTGTCACCATCGCGTTTGTTGCGCTTCCCGTCGACGTTTTATATCTCGTTTATGCGCGGTGTGCCGATTTTGATCATTTTGTTTATCTTATATTCAGGATTCCCGTTCATCGGGATTCAGTTTGCGGCGTTGACGGCGGCGATCATCGGGTTCAGTTTGAACTCGGCCGCCTATATCGCCGAGATCATCCGGGCCTCGATCCGGGCAGTGGATAACGGACAAATCGAAGCGGCCCGCTCGCTCGGGATGAACAAGTGGCTGACGCTCAAAGGTGTCATCTTGCCACAAGCGACACGGATCGCGCTTCCCCCGCTCTCGAACGTGTTTCTCGACTTGATCAAAGCGAGTTCGCTCGCGGCCATGATCACCGTCCCTGAGATCTTCAACAAGGCGAAGATCGTCGGGGGGCGAGAATTTGACTATATGACGGTCTACTTGGTCGTCGCCCTCATCTATTGGGGCATCTGCACGTTCATGTCGTTCTTCCAAGACTGGCTCGAACGGCATTTTGAACGCTATTTGGATTCACCGAAACGATGA